One region of Bacteroidota bacterium genomic DNA includes:
- a CDS encoding sigma-54 dependent transcriptional regulator yields MSRILVVDDEKVIRSTLKEILEYEGHKVDEAEDGQKALDLVKENSYDAILCDIKMPKVDGMEFLGKMKQLEEDVPIIMISGHGSIETAVEATKQGAYAFLQKPPDLNQLLVTVRNACDKNSLVIETKVLKRKVTKTREIIGDSPGVKKIKDTIAKVAPTDARVLITGENGTGKELVARWIHEQSNRSNGPLVEVNCAAIPSELIESELFGHEKGSFTSAYKQKIGKFEQATSGTLFLDEIGDMSLSAQAKVLRALQENKITRVGGDKDFTVDVRVIAATNKDLIREIDYGNFRMDLYHRLSVILIHVPTLNERIDDIPLISEKFLIEICEDIGMSKKSFTPAALQELKKIKWTGNIRELRNVIERLVILSGAKITDTDVQMYANPAHSKIEESKKPTVYEMFDTLQDFKDFVEKKFIEEKLKKNGWNVARTAQEIDIQRSHLYNKIDRYGLSRADLD; encoded by the coding sequence ATGTCAAGAATACTTGTAGTTGACGACGAGAAAGTAATCCGCTCCACACTTAAAGAGATACTGGAATACGAAGGCCACAAAGTGGACGAAGCTGAAGACGGGCAAAAGGCTTTGGACTTGGTAAAAGAAAATAGTTACGATGCTATTCTTTGTGATATCAAAATGCCAAAAGTGGACGGTATGGAGTTTTTGGGAAAAATGAAACAATTGGAGGAGGATGTTCCCATCATTATGATATCAGGACATGGTAGCATCGAAACTGCCGTGGAAGCAACCAAACAAGGAGCTTATGCTTTCCTTCAAAAACCTCCAGATCTTAATCAACTCTTAGTTACCGTTCGTAATGCTTGCGATAAAAATTCTTTGGTGATTGAAACAAAAGTACTAAAACGTAAAGTTACCAAAACACGTGAAATAATTGGGGACTCACCAGGTGTAAAGAAAATAAAAGATACTATTGCCAAAGTAGCTCCCACCGATGCACGTGTACTTATTACAGGCGAGAACGGTACAGGTAAAGAACTGGTAGCACGATGGATACACGAACAGAGCAACCGCAGCAATGGCCCATTAGTAGAAGTAAACTGTGCCGCCATTCCATCAGAATTAATAGAGAGTGAATTGTTCGGACACGAAAAAGGATCATTCACATCAGCTTATAAACAAAAGATTGGTAAATTTGAGCAAGCCACTAGCGGTACTTTGTTTTTGGACGAGATAGGCGACATGAGTTTATCAGCACAAGCAAAAGTATTGCGTGCCTTGCAAGAAAATAAAATTACCCGTGTAGGTGGCGATAAAGATTTCACCGTGGATGTGAGAGTTATTGCAGCTACCAATAAAGATTTGATCAGAGAGATTGATTACGGGAATTTCAGAATGGATTTATATCATAGATTGAGTGTTATATTAATTCATGTGCCCACCTTGAACGAACGCATAGATGATATCCCTTTAATATCTGAGAAATTTTTGATTGAAATTTGTGAAGATATTGGCATGAGCAAAAAAAGTTTTACGCCCGCGGCTTTGCAAGAGCTCAAAAAAATTAAATGGACTGGAAACATTCGTGAACTGCGTAATGTAATAGAACGATTGGTGATATTGAGCGGTGCAAAAATTACCGATACCGATGTGCAGATGTATGCAAACCCAGCCCATTCAAAAATTGAAGAAAGCAAGAAACCAACAGTATATGAAATGTTCGATACACTACAAGATTTTAAAGACTTTGTAGAGAAAAAATTCATCGAAGAAAAACTTAAAAAGAATGGTTGGAACGTAGCAAGAACCGCACAAGAAATAGATATACAACGCAGTCACTTATATAATAAAATAGATCGGTACGGATTGAGTCGTGCTGATTTAGACTAA